The following proteins are encoded in a genomic region of Coriobacteriia bacterium:
- a CDS encoding VanZ family protein, whose protein sequence is MDHARLLLLAPVLLVYLGFRVRAGMRMRDAALWALLGVYALWAAGLLFFPWVIDPVLRESHRVDSMRYWVNLVPFATIWPQLHGAGSSPLRQLVGNCGLLFPLGLLGPLVMPSLRRAGRLALVALAVSVGIELLQFAGTLSHLLLRSADVDDVILNVAGALLGWLVWAACSALWRRIDSGFADDEGARDPSN, encoded by the coding sequence TTGGATCACGCTCGACTCCTGCTACTGGCTCCGGTCCTGCTCGTCTATCTCGGCTTCCGGGTCAGGGCGGGCATGCGCATGCGCGATGCAGCCCTGTGGGCCCTGCTCGGCGTCTATGCCCTCTGGGCAGCGGGCTTGTTGTTCTTTCCCTGGGTGATCGATCCCGTTTTGCGCGAGTCACACCGGGTCGACTCGATGCGCTACTGGGTCAACTTGGTGCCATTCGCCACGATCTGGCCCCAACTCCACGGCGCCGGCTCGTCCCCGCTCCGGCAGCTTGTGGGCAACTGCGGGCTGCTCTTCCCCCTCGGGCTGCTCGGACCGCTCGTCATGCCGTCGCTTCGCAGGGCCGGGCGCCTGGCCCTGGTCGCCCTCGCGGTGTCCGTCGGGATCGAACTCTTGCAGTTCGCCGGAACGCTTTCGCACTTACTTCTGCGTTCCGCCGACGTCGACGATGTGATCCTGAACGTCGCCGGCGCGCTACTCGGCTGGCTTGTGTGGGCGGCGTGCTCGGCCTTGTGGCGGCGCATCGATTCGGGGTTCGCAGACGACGAGGGCGCACGCGATCCGTCCAACTAG